Proteins from one Ananas comosus cultivar F153 linkage group 5, ASM154086v1, whole genome shotgun sequence genomic window:
- the LOC109710909 gene encoding uncharacterized protein At4g28440-like, whose protein sequence is MAESKSSLRKPIFTKVDQLRPGTKGHTLTVKVVDSKMIMQKGRSDGPQARQMRIAECLVGDETGMIVFTARNEQVDLMKPGTTVTLRNAKIDMFKGSMRLAVDKWGRVEVSDPADFTVKEDNNLSLIEYELVSVIEE, encoded by the exons ATGGCGGAATCGAAGTCCAGTTTGAGGAAACCGATCTTTACTAAAGTCGATCAACTTCGTCCCGGGACTAAAGGGCACACGCTCACCGTAAAAGTGGTGGATTCGAAGATGATCATGCAGAAAGGGCGATCGGATGGGCCCCAGGCTCGGCAGATGCGAATTGCCGAATGCTTGGTCGGGGATGAAACTGGGATGATCGTCTTCACTGCTCGGAACGAGCaag tGGACTTGATGAAACCCGGGACAACCGTAACCCTGAGGAATGCAAAGATCGACATGTTTAAGGGCTCGATGCGTCTTGCCGTGGACAAATGGGGCCGTGTGGAAGTCAGCGATCCCGCTGATTTTACCGTGAAAGAGGACAACAACCTTTCATTAATCGAATACGAGCTGGTCAGCGTCATCGAAGAGTGA